A single genomic interval of Lentimicrobium saccharophilum harbors:
- a CDS encoding poly(ethylene terephthalate) hydrolase family protein: MKPFSTAKWKIIVAALAIGATLTGIAQPFQTGHTSVTFTDPARNNRSIATEIYYPADVSGNNVPVTTAVQDRFPVLVFGHGFTMTWSAYENIWTALAPQGFILAFPKTEGSLFPSHSAFGTDLAFVATQMQVLGQNSASLLYQRIDSMNCVMGHSMGGGAAFLAAQQSASIKAIATLAAAETSPSAINAAASLSIPSLLLAGGNDCVTPPPDHQLPMYNALQSDCKTYISITGGSHCQMAEYNFYCAFGEATCSPSPAISRAQQHVVINRYLIPWLQSILKGDAAAGEVFDSTLRVDPEVTWLKNCVLCDEIAPPLNLSAIANGSTQVEITWTPNIADQPVLLCYALDGLFGEPDAGTAYQPGITIPGGGEVLFSGPGNSFVHNGLMASSTCHYKAFSYNSAFTYSQGVFAETTTLPENKVLTLTVLLQGLYQSEGTMRKARNGSGDQYAGNIADLITVELHPADGYGIPVYISENTELTTAGLAQVLIPAEFQAAYYITVKHRNSIESASAIPVSLLSDEIVIDFTDPGSVFGANLFLAADGSGLIYSGDVNQDGLIDTADMTKVENDAFSFSTGYLPTDVNGDGITDTADMTLIDNNAAAFVNAALP; this comes from the coding sequence ATGAAACCATTCAGTACCGCCAAATGGAAAATCATTGTGGCTGCCCTGGCCATCGGCGCAACACTCACAGGGATTGCGCAACCGTTTCAGACCGGGCACACAAGTGTTACTTTCACTGATCCGGCGCGGAACAACCGCAGCATCGCCACCGAAATTTATTATCCTGCCGATGTATCGGGCAACAATGTACCGGTCACAACAGCTGTGCAGGACCGGTTTCCGGTGCTGGTATTCGGCCATGGGTTTACCATGACATGGAGTGCGTATGAAAATATCTGGACAGCGCTGGCGCCACAGGGCTTTATCCTGGCGTTCCCGAAAACGGAAGGTTCTCTTTTCCCGTCGCACAGTGCCTTTGGCACCGATCTGGCTTTTGTGGCAACGCAGATGCAGGTGCTGGGGCAGAACAGTGCTTCGCTGTTATATCAGCGTATCGACAGCATGAACTGTGTGATGGGCCACAGCATGGGCGGCGGGGCAGCATTTCTGGCCGCCCAGCAGTCTGCATCCATCAAAGCCATCGCCACCCTGGCTGCGGCGGAAACCTCACCATCGGCCATCAATGCTGCCGCGTCACTATCCATTCCCTCCCTGCTGCTTGCCGGGGGCAACGATTGCGTTACTCCGCCCCCCGACCATCAGCTACCCATGTACAACGCCTTGCAGAGTGATTGCAAAACCTATATCAGCATTACCGGCGGCAGTCACTGCCAGATGGCGGAATACAACTTTTACTGCGCTTTCGGGGAAGCCACCTGCAGTCCCTCGCCAGCCATCAGCCGGGCACAGCAACATGTAGTGATCAACCGGTACCTGATCCCCTGGCTTCAGTCAATATTGAAGGGCGATGCAGCGGCCGGCGAGGTGTTTGATTCCACCCTGAGGGTCGATCCTGAAGTTACCTGGCTTAAAAACTGCGTTTTGTGCGATGAGATTGCACCTCCGCTTAACCTCAGCGCGATCGCCAACGGCAGCACCCAGGTAGAAATTACCTGGACACCAAACATTGCCGACCAGCCTGTGCTGCTCTGTTATGCACTGGATGGCTTGTTTGGCGAACCTGATGCGGGCACAGCATATCAGCCGGGAATAACAATCCCGGGCGGCGGTGAAGTGCTTTTTTCAGGGCCTGGAAACAGCTTTGTCCATAACGGGCTGATGGCGTCGTCCACCTGCCATTACAAGGCCTTTTCTTACAACAGCGCATTCACTTATTCACAGGGAGTTTTTGCCGAAACTACTACCTTGCCTGAAAACAAGGTACTGACACTTACCGTGCTTCTGCAGGGATTGTATCAATCTGAAGGGACAATGAGAAAAGCCCGCAACGGTTCCGGCGATCAGTATGCCGGGAATATCGCCGACCTGATCACGGTAGAGCTGCATCCTGCAGATGGTTACGGAATCCCTGTCTACATCAGTGAAAATACTGAACTCACAACGGCAGGCCTGGCTCAGGTGTTAATTCCGGCTGAATTCCAGGCAGCATACTATATCACTGTAAAGCACCGCAACAGCATAGAGTCCGCTTCAGCGATCCCCGTTTCGTTGCTCAGCGATGAGATTGTTATTGATTTTACAGATCCCGGCAGTGTTTTCGGGGCCAACCTCTTTTTGGCTGCAGACGGGTCCGGGCTGATCTATTCGGGCGATGTGAATCAGGACGGCTTAATTGACACTGCCGACATGACGAAAGTAGAAAATGACGCTTTTAGCTTTTCTACCGGCTACCTGCCAACCGATGTAAACGGGGACGGCATTACCGATACTGCCGATATGACCCTTATAGACAATAACGCTGCAGCATTTGTGAATGCCGCACTTCCCTGA
- a CDS encoding acylphosphatase produces MITFHRATYDDGFGFSCMQAAYKLGIRGRMDYSPQQGVTILAEGEEESLSAFIDWINQHAGLINHFNNQQLNRQPFNYKEFDIYRHTA; encoded by the coding sequence ATGATTACGTTTCACCGGGCCACCTATGATGATGGCTTCGGTTTTTCATGTATGCAGGCTGCCTATAAGCTGGGCATCCGCGGGAGAATGGACTACAGCCCCCAGCAGGGGGTTACTATCCTGGCTGAAGGGGAGGAAGAGAGCCTTTCGGCTTTTATTGACTGGATCAACCAGCATGCCGGCCTTATCAACCACTTCAACAATCAGCAACTAAACCGCCAGCCTTTCAACTACAAAGAATTCGACATCTACCGGCATACCGCTTAG
- a CDS encoding GEVED domain-containing protein yields MKKIHYLLVFCFLMDYAISNPLMAQSGGHEKSSVSHPGYACEQQWIEVLFDRQSRVRMRNGTIIDLETNALEGVASILGALPWHEWYRMTDLPEPLLDQWEINGEQRTGEDLYNLNNIFRLKIPRGTDIWSLAAGLESLPGIYLARPVPKPMPLPAMPPGSYQSQQGYLNAASNNPSGVNALYAWTQTGGTGTGVTVCDLEYSWNYNHADLTQAPGSQINPNAISDPFNDNNHGTAVIGELVSDNNGWGTTGICYGATLMTCGTYWTSGIGWDVPGAIAYAIASLSAGDIILLEQQWEYTSGTQNFIPIEWWTDYSPNQQSYNGVYAAIVTAIANGIHVVEAGGNGNVNTQNLQWYGNSGAIIVGAGGATTSNNLQRLSFSSYGPRFDMQGWGENVFTTGYGTYYSSEGPNYYYRSDFSGTSSASPIVAGALACAQGYYNANISTIPPTPSYMRSHLATYGTPQVSGPSGNIGPGPDIQAAILNFPPPQTYYDWGDAPDVPYPTRSANNGAYHLMDGTTYMGNTVDAENDGQPDANATGDDLNGSNDDDGVVFTSQLIPGQTASVQVTASVAGWLNAWIDFNGLNVWADQGEFIFQNIQLSAGVNNLTFAVPPVAVPGQTFARFRFNTYGGILFYGNGGPGEVEDYQVFISGSGQDEYDWGDAPDGPYPTLSSGNGARHLIVPGILMGTSIDPEPDGQPDPMCLGDDNDLIYPPPNDDEDGVVFQGQLIPGQPANINVTVSVQGFLNGWFDFNNNGSWLDPGEQLFTDILIPAGLNPLVMLIPPTASTGQTYARFRFSTVQGLSFTGMAPDGEVEDYAVNIEPQPEEFDWGDAPDGPYPTLGASNGAYHTIVPGFMLGASIDAEPDGQPDPQALGDDNDILYPPPNDDEDGVTFTSAIVSGQAATLNIVASVNGLLNAWIDFNMNGTWSDPNEQIFTDLMLVP; encoded by the coding sequence ATGAAAAAGATTCATTATCTGCTGGTTTTCTGCTTTCTGATGGATTACGCAATAAGCAATCCCTTAATGGCCCAAAGCGGCGGGCATGAAAAATCATCCGTTTCGCATCCCGGATACGCCTGTGAACAGCAGTGGATAGAAGTTTTATTTGACCGGCAGTCCAGGGTAAGGATGCGCAACGGAACCATCATTGACCTTGAAACAAATGCGCTGGAAGGCGTTGCGTCGATCCTTGGGGCGCTCCCCTGGCATGAGTGGTACAGGATGACCGACCTTCCCGAGCCCCTGCTCGATCAATGGGAAATCAATGGTGAACAGCGGACCGGCGAGGATCTTTATAACCTGAACAACATCTTCAGGCTGAAAATTCCCCGCGGGACTGATATCTGGTCGCTGGCTGCCGGGTTGGAATCCCTGCCGGGCATTTACCTTGCCCGTCCGGTACCAAAACCCATGCCCCTTCCGGCAATGCCGCCGGGCAGTTACCAGAGTCAACAAGGATATCTGAATGCCGCTTCAAACAACCCTTCAGGCGTAAACGCCCTTTATGCATGGACCCAAACCGGGGGGACGGGGACAGGAGTGACTGTATGCGATCTTGAATACAGCTGGAATTACAATCATGCCGACCTCACCCAGGCCCCCGGCTCACAGATCAACCCCAACGCCATATCCGATCCGTTTAACGACAACAATCATGGAACGGCAGTGATAGGTGAACTTGTCTCAGATAACAATGGCTGGGGGACCACCGGGATTTGCTACGGTGCAACCCTCATGACCTGCGGAACTTACTGGACTTCAGGCATTGGCTGGGATGTACCGGGTGCCATTGCTTATGCAATTGCCTCCCTCTCTGCCGGAGATATCATATTGCTTGAACAGCAATGGGAATATACCTCAGGAACGCAAAACTTTATCCCTATTGAATGGTGGACCGACTATTCTCCCAACCAACAAAGCTACAACGGCGTATATGCAGCCATTGTAACCGCCATTGCCAACGGAATTCATGTAGTTGAAGCCGGAGGCAACGGCAATGTCAATACCCAGAATCTGCAGTGGTATGGCAACTCGGGAGCAATCATTGTCGGAGCCGGAGGAGCCACCACCTCAAACAACCTGCAGCGACTCAGTTTTTCAAGCTATGGCCCCCGTTTCGACATGCAGGGCTGGGGTGAGAATGTGTTCACCACCGGCTACGGCACCTATTACAGCAGCGAAGGGCCCAACTATTATTACCGATCCGATTTCAGCGGCACTTCAAGCGCATCGCCCATCGTTGCGGGCGCCCTGGCCTGTGCACAGGGTTATTACAATGCCAATATTTCAACCATACCCCCCACCCCTTCATACATGCGGTCGCACCTTGCCACCTACGGCACTCCGCAGGTATCCGGGCCTTCAGGCAATATCGGCCCCGGACCTGATATCCAGGCGGCTATCCTGAATTTTCCTCCTCCCCAGACCTATTACGACTGGGGGGACGCCCCCGACGTACCCTATCCGACACGCTCGGCAAACAATGGCGCATATCACCTGATGGACGGGACCACTTACATGGGTAATACGGTGGATGCTGAAAACGACGGACAGCCAGATGCAAATGCAACCGGCGACGACCTTAACGGAAGCAATGATGACGACGGGGTTGTTTTTACCAGTCAACTGATCCCCGGCCAGACCGCCTCGGTACAGGTAACTGCTTCTGTAGCCGGCTGGCTGAATGCCTGGATTGACTTTAACGGCTTAAATGTCTGGGCCGACCAGGGAGAATTTATCTTTCAGAACATACAACTGAGTGCCGGCGTCAACAATCTTACATTCGCGGTTCCACCGGTCGCCGTTCCGGGTCAGACCTTTGCGCGATTCAGATTCAATACTTACGGAGGAATCCTTTTCTATGGCAATGGAGGCCCCGGGGAAGTCGAAGACTATCAGGTATTTATATCAGGATCAGGGCAGGATGAATACGACTGGGGCGATGCCCCCGACGGGCCTTACCCGACACTGAGCTCCGGCAACGGCGCCAGACACCTGATCGTACCGGGAATCCTTATGGGCACATCCATTGATCCGGAACCCGATGGACAGCCAGACCCCATGTGCCTGGGCGATGATAACGATCTTATTTACCCGCCCCCCAACGATGATGAAGACGGTGTTGTTTTCCAGGGACAACTTATTCCAGGTCAGCCGGCAAATATCAACGTTACAGTATCTGTTCAGGGCTTCCTGAATGGTTGGTTTGACTTCAACAACAACGGATCATGGCTTGATCCGGGTGAACAGTTATTCACCGATATCCTTATCCCTGCCGGGCTCAACCCTCTTGTGATGCTGATACCTCCCACTGCCTCAACCGGCCAGACCTATGCCAGGTTCCGCTTCAGCACCGTGCAGGGACTTTCTTTTACAGGAATGGCCCCCGACGGGGAAGTGGAAGATTACGCCGTAAATATTGAACCCCAGCCCGAAGAGTTCGACTGGGGCGATGCCCCCGACGGGCCTTACCCGACCCTGGGTGCCAGCAACGGGGCTTACCATACGATTGTCCCCGGATTTATGCTCGGCGCCTCCATTGATGCGGAACCCGACGGGCAACCCGATCCGCAGGCCCTGGGCGACGACAACGACATCCTTTATCCGCCGCCCAACGATGATGAGGACGGGGTAACCTTTACCTCGGCCATTGTCTCCGGACAGGCAGCCACCCTGAACATCGTTGCATCTGTAAACGGCCTGCTGAACGCCTGGATCGATTTTAACATGAACGGAACCTGGAGCGATCCCAACGAGCAGATTTTTACCGATCTTATGCTTGTTCC